The following proteins are encoded in a genomic region of Candidatus Eremiobacteraceae bacterium:
- a CDS encoding serine hydrolase domain-containing protein, which produces MRKLASVLIMLLFMTPANADPAGPPNDDGPRIAVARSFMTAFNSSSPTALRVLVPDGALVAAYLKTRREIGELTLKGIVDAGPRQTTVLAFGKNGAVYHVVMWFKLPSVTLLSRVDFEPALAPPVIGASVTELSFVRDLNAYIGSAATHGFYSGTVLVAKAGAPFFSRAYGSASVEYGVANTMQTRFNISSIGKLFTHVAIGQLLQQGKISESDTIGKWLPDYPNQAAKAVTIAQLVDMSSGIGDFFTPKFARTPPGEFRSLEDYLPAFATDPLAFPPGTGNLYSNGGYLVLGLIVQKASGENYYDYVARHIFAPAGMTHSGYPFADDVMRGRATGYSRPAPGEPAHTTIFVEPARGSSAGGAFSTAGDLLNFATALRSGGLLDPRWTKWMLPPGSSFGVAGGTAGWNAFLDMESDTDYTVVVLANIDPPAAEDLGVEIVRWTRHIKP; this is translated from the coding sequence ATGCGCAAGCTCGCTTCCGTTCTTATCATGCTCCTGTTCATGACGCCGGCAAATGCCGATCCGGCCGGTCCGCCCAACGATGATGGTCCGCGCATAGCCGTCGCGCGTAGCTTTATGACCGCGTTCAACAGCTCGTCGCCCACTGCTCTGCGAGTTCTTGTGCCGGACGGCGCCCTCGTCGCTGCCTACCTCAAGACCCGCCGCGAAATCGGCGAACTGACTCTCAAAGGCATCGTCGACGCGGGCCCGCGCCAGACCACCGTACTTGCGTTCGGAAAGAATGGTGCGGTGTATCACGTGGTGATGTGGTTCAAACTGCCAAGCGTCACCCTGCTGAGCCGCGTCGATTTTGAACCGGCGCTGGCGCCGCCGGTCATCGGCGCATCCGTGACGGAGCTATCGTTCGTGCGCGACTTGAACGCCTACATCGGCAGTGCCGCGACGCATGGCTTTTATTCGGGCACCGTGCTCGTCGCGAAAGCCGGTGCGCCGTTCTTCAGCCGCGCGTATGGAAGCGCAAGTGTCGAATACGGCGTCGCCAACACTATGCAGACGCGCTTCAACATCAGTTCCATAGGTAAGCTCTTCACCCACGTGGCGATAGGTCAGCTCTTGCAGCAGGGTAAGATCTCGGAAAGCGACACGATTGGGAAATGGCTCCCCGACTATCCGAACCAAGCGGCCAAGGCTGTCACCATCGCGCAGCTTGTGGACATGAGTTCGGGCATCGGTGATTTCTTCACGCCGAAATTTGCGCGAACCCCGCCCGGCGAGTTCCGCTCGCTAGAAGACTATCTGCCGGCGTTCGCGACCGATCCGCTTGCGTTTCCGCCGGGGACGGGCAATCTGTATTCAAACGGTGGGTATTTGGTGCTCGGGTTGATCGTGCAGAAAGCGTCGGGAGAGAACTACTACGACTACGTCGCCAGACACATATTCGCGCCCGCCGGCATGACGCACTCGGGGTATCCGTTCGCCGACGACGTGATGCGCGGCCGCGCAACGGGTTACTCGCGCCCGGCCCCCGGTGAGCCCGCGCACACGACTATTTTCGTCGAGCCGGCGCGCGGAAGCTCCGCGGGAGGCGCGTTCTCAACAGCGGGTGATCTCTTGAACTTCGCGACGGCACTGAGGTCCGGAGGTCTGCTGGATCCAAGGTGGACGAAGTGGATGCTGCCGCCGGGGTCCTCGTTTGGCGTTGCCGGCGGCACGGCTGGATGGAACGCGTTCCTCGACATGGAATCCGACACCGATTACACCGTCGTCGTGCTTGCCAATATCGATCCGCCCGCAGCCGAAGATCTCGGCGTTGAAATCGTACGCTGGACACGACACATCAAACCGTAG
- a CDS encoding CDGSH iron-sulfur domain-containing protein codes for MAGTVRITPSVDGPNLIVGDVELVWPSGHRIPAGQKMALCRCGHSNDKPFCDGTHLKIGFKSREGDETAHKEPDQAAPAT; via the coding sequence ATGGCAGGCACCGTGCGCATCACCCCGAGCGTCGATGGTCCGAACCTCATCGTCGGTGACGTCGAACTCGTGTGGCCAAGCGGCCACCGGATACCGGCGGGTCAAAAAATGGCCCTTTGCCGCTGCGGCCATTCGAACGACAAGCCGTTTTGCGATGGAACTCATCTCAAGATCGGTTTCAAGTCTCGCGAAGGCGACGAGACGGCCCACAAAGAGCCCGATCAGGCCGCGCCGGCGACGTAA